The Pirellulaceae bacterium genomic interval CGGCTTCCGAGAATCGTTCGGCGTCAATCAGGTAATCGACTTGCAGCAGCAGAGATGGGACGTGTCGAGGGTTGAGTTTCAACGCTTGCGATAGTGCCGCGTTTCCCTTGTCGGTGTCACTTGGCAGCCAGGCGCGGGCTTGCAGATAAAAAATCTCGGGATTGTCCTGCTCCAGCTTTGCAGCGACTTCAAGGTTCTCCGCTGCCATTCCGTAGTCGTGTTTTTCCAACGCCAATTCCGCCGTGGCAATGTAGACGTCGGTGTACTTGGAATTTCTCTTTCGAACGCGGTCGTAAATGATGTCGAGGATTTCTCTGGCATCCTCGCCTTGTAGGGCAAAGAATCGGCCGAGTGTTATTTGATCCCGCGAGGACGAGTATCGCCATGGCGATTGACTTACGAGACGATAGATGGTCTCCAGTTGCTTTTCTGCTTGATCCGCTTGATCCAGCATGCGATAGATCTCGTAACCCTGCAGCCGCAGGGCGATCCGATTTGCGTAACGCTTTTGGGAATTCTGGAAAACTTGCTCTGCCTCCGCGTATCGACCTCGCGTTAGCAGGCATTCGATCAATAATTCAGACCACTGTTCATTCCAAACGCCCCGCTCAACCTCTGCACGCGCCAGCTGTTCGCAAGCGTCATACTGGCCTGAAAAAAGAAGTTTCTCTGTTTCCCAATGACTCGCACCGGGCACGACCGAAACGTGGGTGAGTAAACCGAGGATCCCGCCTAGCATCGCGAGTAAGAGTCGCCGGGGTGAGTAACCGCCCCTCGCCTTCGAATTGACCGTTAAGTGCTCCATCAATACGCCGTCGACTCCTGCGGGAAGAACGATCAGTATCGGTATTTACGGGCTACGAGAATTGTATCCGCGAGCCGCCAAAATCACAACGCATTCCTACGTAATCGGTGATTCGCCAAGTTGGCAAGATAGGCGGAGAATGTAACGACTTGTTGTCGGCTCTAACATCGACGGTTTTTGAACTGACATCGCCACGTCTCAGCGATCCTGAGTTGGCCGTCGATTCGGCCGATAGACAAGATTCCGCTTCACGCCAAAAAAATCTTGGTGATTCAACGACACGCGAACTTCCGCCCGATTGCTGTTCGTGGAAAGGCTTAGTAACCGGCCTTTGGTGGAGGACGATTCAGGCTACAATTGCAGCTTTTCCAGGGGCAAAGTTCAAGATTATTTTTCCATGAATCGATCCACTGAAGAATTGACGGTCCAGAAAGCACGCTCCTATCGACGCTATCTGCAGGCGGCAGGATTGATTGCCGGTCCAATCATGGCCGGAGTTTGCTTTTTCCTGTTGCCCCTCACTTACGTCGACTTAAAAGGAAACATTGTCGAATTTTCTGTCGCAGGGCGAGCAACCCTGGCGGCGATGGTATGGATGGCGACTTGGTGGCTGACCGAATCAACCCATATTTCGGTCACCGCGTTGCTTCCCTTGGCCCTGTTTCCATTATTGGGTATCGCTGACATGAAGGAAGCGGCGGCGCCGTACGCCCATCCGTTGATTTTCTTGTTTTTGGGTGGTTTTATTCTTGCCCTATCAATGAGCCGTTGGGGACTGGACCGGCGAATTTCCTTGATCACGTTACGGATGGTTGGGACCCGACCGACCCGAATGGTGGCAGGATTCATGATAGCCACTGCGGTCCTCAGTGCATTCGTCTCGAATACTGCGACGACGGCAATGATGCTACCGATTGCGCTCAGTGTGATCGGCTTGGTCGCTGCCAATCGCGAGCAGATCGATGCCAAATGCATCTCGAACTTTTCCACCTGTTTGATGCTGGCGATCGCCTATTCGGCTTCGGTCGGCGGCATGATCACGATCGTGGGGACGCCGCCAAACGTTTTCCTGGTGAGTTTCTTGCGGAACACGATCGACGAACCGAATCAGATGAATGTCAGTTTTGCACGCTGGTTGTTACTCGGCATTCCTTTAGCCTGCCTTTTCTTGCCGAGTATTTGGCTCTTACTGAGTAAGGTGCTCTATCCCGTCAAGTTCGAGACGATTCCAGGGGGGGATCGATTGATCCTCACTGAACTTAAAAAGCTTGGCTCAATGAATCGTGGAGAATGGGTGACTTTCATTCTCTTCTTGTTGACGGCCGGCATGTGGATAACGCTGCCGTTGTTAAAACAAATTCATCTCACCGTCGGCGAAGGGGAGATTTATCCGCTGGAGAAATTAACGGATCCGGGGATTGTGATGTTGACCGCAGTCTTACTCTTCGTGATCCCGACGGGAGACAAGGAACGCCGGTTTACCATGGATTGGGAGACGGCGGTCAGATTGCCCTGGGGGGTCCTTGTTCTGTTTGGGGGCGGATTAAGCTTAGCGGCAGCCGTAGATCGAAACGGCGTGGCTCCATTCATCGGTGGTTTTTCGTCCTATGTTGCGGGTGTACCTCCCATCGCTTTGGTATTGGCTATCACGACTGTGATTGTGTTTTTGACGGAACTAACATCGAATTTAGCCACCACGGCGGCGGTGATTCCGATCCTGGCCGGGTTGGCACCTGGGTTGGGAATGCACCCCTACGATTTAATTGTTCCTGCCACCTTAGCCGCCAGCTGCGCCTTTATGCTACCCGTGGCAACGCCACCGAATGCGATCGTTTTTGGATCAGGAAAGATTACGATAGGTCAAATGGCTCGTGCGGGTTTCTGGTTGAATTTACTAGGTATTCTGCTTGTGACAGCCGTTTCTTCTGCGTTGGTCAAGGTAGTGTTTGGCCATTAGTGCATCGATCGTAAAACGTTTCCGTGGATGACCAATGAATTGAACCGACGGAAGGTCGAGCAAGATTTCACGTGGGTTGATCCGACGTCGGGACCGTTTGACGACACGCTCGGTGACATGATCTGGCTTCAAACCGAGAAAACAGGCCTTTTTGGCGGCTTATTCGGCAGAAAATTCGAGGACGTAGCCGCTAGCGTGCTCGGAAGGGCGAAGGGGTGATGGCGATTGGATCTCAGCGCGTAGCGGGAAAGTATGAAAAATAGAAGGTTTTCGCGAATCTCGCATCGTTGGGTCGGGGTACCCATTCAGGGAAGCTGAGGCGGTCGATTCAAATCCAAGGCGATCATTCGAGCCAAGAATTTCTCTCGTGCCAAAATTCGCCTTGGCCGCTACACTCCCAGATGGGAAACGGTTGAGCTGGGCGACGCCGTCGAACACGAAGGTGACATGATCGAGCGGAGTAAGTTTAATGCTGTACGCATTTGAGAAAAGATTCTGCACGATGGAAGCGAGAGATTTTTTTACCCGAGGTGATGATTCTATGCTCAAAGCTGTTGTTGTGATGCTTTTCGCGATGTCAATTCTTGTTTCGGTTACCGTGTCTGCTGCGGATAAGCCATCTCCCGTGGGAAACGAGGTTGACGATTT includes:
- a CDS encoding DASS family sodium-coupled anion symporter → MNRSTEELTVQKARSYRRYLQAAGLIAGPIMAGVCFFLLPLTYVDLKGNIVEFSVAGRATLAAMVWMATWWLTESTHISVTALLPLALFPLLGIADMKEAAAPYAHPLIFLFLGGFILALSMSRWGLDRRISLITLRMVGTRPTRMVAGFMIATAVLSAFVSNTATTAMMLPIALSVIGLVAANREQIDAKCISNFSTCLMLAIAYSASVGGMITIVGTPPNVFLVSFLRNTIDEPNQMNVSFARWLLLGIPLACLFLPSIWLLLSKVLYPVKFETIPGGDRLILTELKKLGSMNRGEWVTFILFLLTAGMWITLPLLKQIHLTVGEGEIYPLEKLTDPGIVMLTAVLLFVIPTGDKERRFTMDWETAVRLPWGVLVLFGGGLSLAAAVDRNGVAPFIGGFSSYVAGVPPIALVLAITTVIVFLTELTSNLATTAAVIPILAGLAPGLGMHPYDLIVPATLAASCAFMLPVATPPNAIVFGSGKITIGQMARAGFWLNLLGILLVTAVSSALVKVVFGH